One stretch of Cydia fagiglandana chromosome 18, ilCydFagi1.1, whole genome shotgun sequence DNA includes these proteins:
- the LOC134673305 gene encoding uncharacterized protein LOC134673305 — protein sequence MSEPRKNHLTIDGGQPKDDEHVATYKPIPEADTEFRSSKSSLHKSKEKVDEAEEKLLEKEDEAKIVTRVDMADAKYVVGDHRNGDAKIELDANKRQFSGLTKEELMKYADDPFWIRLRWAMFILFWALWLCMLAGAIVIIVRTPKCAPPPPREWFEKYALVESDGVLPSESDLDLLHDSQVGGVFAQFACGADAYELLKTSTCLDQFKDFVAKAKKRSVKVIVDLIANYVPTTHEWFVKSQARDPGYDSYFIWHEPKGYNGTHPNPPNNWRAVTNEGAWAYSEARKELYLSQYGAGKADLNFRNPDVVKQFDDVLKAYMKEGAAGVRLSHARLLLVSASFHDDQLLANTDKTPTGPTPTYGDYNFLRHTYTADQPELDALLAHFSQVVDDNAAEPGAKKSVFTIKETDENHFQELYLLAHNVSSLRPPSAAAISVDVEPAVLVNKTSVSTDKFRKWPALQLTTTDAMAGADVAAFAHLLPAAPALTASQLAQFNASGDAKSELGRLAALRSEASIQHGETKMAAVPARNSTLQLVAVARWKPGHTGYIAVLNTQPELLSGNLTAIGVSVLPAQLTVHYISHEVANQTGYEYNNPSRPRHT from the exons AGTTCCGCTCGTCAAAGTCAAGCCTCCACAAATCCAAGGAAAAGGTCGACGAGGCCGAGGAAAAACTTTTAGAGAAGGAAGACGAGGCCAAGATCGTCACGCGTGTCGACATGGCCGACGCCAAGTACGTCGTGGGCGACCACCGCAACGGCGACGCCAAGATCGAGCTCGACGCCAACAAGAGG CAATTCTCCGGTCTAACCAAAGAGGAGCTGATGAAGTACGCTGACGACCCGTTCTGGATACGCCTGCGCTGGGCCATGTTCATCTTGTTCTGGGCGCTCTGGCTGTGCATGCTGGCCGGCGCCATCGTCATCATCGTCCGGACGCCCAAGTGCGCCCCGCCGCCGCCCAGGGAGTG GTTCGAAAAGTACGCCCTCGTAGAATCCGACGGCGTCCTACCGAGCGAAAGCGATCTGGACCTGCTCCACGACTCTCAAGTCGGCGGCGTGTTCGCGCAGTTCGCCTGCGGGGCCGACGCCTACGAGCTGCTGAAGACCAGCACCTGCCTCGACCAGTTCAAAGACTTCGTCGCTAAAGCCAAGAAACGCAGTGTCAA GGTGATCGTGGACCTGATCGCTAACTACGTGCCCACCACGCACGAGTGGTTCGTCAAGAGCCAGGCGCGCGACCCGGGCTACGACAGTTACTTCATCTGGCACGAACCCAAGGGGTACAATGGAACACATCCCAACCCGCCTAATAACTGG CGAGCGGTGACGAATGAAGGTGCTTGGGCGTACAGTGAGGCCCGTAAAGAGCTTTACCTCAGCCAGTACGGCGCCGGCAAGGCGGACCTCAACTTCCGTAACCCTGACGTCGTCAAACAGTTCGACGATGTCCTGAAGGCGTACATGAAAGAGGGCGCTGCTGGGGTCAG ACTGTCCCACGCTCGTCTCCTGCTCGTGTCTGCGTCGTTCCACGACGACCAGCTGCTCGCCAACACCGACAAGACGCCGACCGGACCCACCCCGACCTACGGCGACTATAACTTCCTGCGTCACACTTACACCGCCGACCAGCCGGAGCTAGACGCACTACTGGCGCACTTCTCGCAGGTCGTAGATGATAACGCTGCGGAACCTGGAGCCA AAAAATCCGTGTTCACGATAAAGGAGACAGATGAGAACCACTTCCAAGAGCTGTACCTGCTGGCGCACAACGTGTCGTCTCTTCGGCCACCAAGCGCCGCCGCCATTAGCGTTGACGTGGAGCCCGCCGTGCTTGTTAACAAGACCAGCGTGTCCACAGACAAGTTCCGCAAGTGGCCCGCGCTACAG TTAACTACAACGGACGCTATGGCCGGGGCTGACGTGGCGGCGTTCGCGCACCTgctgcccgccgcgcccgcgctcACCGCGTCGCAGCTCGCGCAGTTCAACGCCTCCGGGGACGCCAAG AGCGAGCTGGGCCGGCTGGCGGCGCTGCGCTCGGAGGCGAGCATCCAGCACGGCGAGACCAAGATGGCGGCCGTGCCCGCGCGCAACTCCACGCTGCAGCTCGTCGCCGTCGCCAG GTGGAAACCCGGTCACACGGGGTACATAGCGGTCCTCAACACGCAGCCGGAGCTCCTGAGCGGCAACCTCACCGCCATCGGCGTGTCCGTGCTGCCCGCGCAGCTCACCGTGCACTACATATCGCATGAGGTGGCCAACCAGACTGGGTACGAGTATAATAACCCCTCGAGACCCAGACATACATAG